From Bacteroidota bacterium, one genomic window encodes:
- a CDS encoding PD40 domain-containing protein — protein MQGKFNHFFTGIFILILFSSSVLFAQQEYTTSVPKAVRSFDTALNYYDSRKNKEALESLEQAIQADPKFIEAFMLRANIYSDMRNYEKAIEAYNEAIRLNPDFFPNNYFSLAKSEYLAGRYGDAKLHYQKFITYPKLKANLVTNAKQMIENCAFAEQAVKNPVPFNPVNLGDSINTGEEEYFPAITADAKTFLFTRRIRMQYTSGRNSQQEDFYLSHFENGHWTKALAVTEINTAGNEGAPSLAADGQYLFFTACEEMFESSDARKTNGSCDIFIAKKVGDKFNAPRNLEAPINTGAWESQPSFSSDGRTLYFVRAIKGSDGRTQRDILVSKIGDNSAWSEPVSVSDKINTSGDEMSVFIHPDDQTLYFSSDGHPGMGGLDIFMSKRNPMGVWGEPVNLGYPINTTADENSLLVSPSGELAFFASDRPGGKGQLDLYQFALPENMRPQPVTYMKGKVYDIETKKPLAASFELIDLATGKTVVSSTSNSGNGEFLVCLPTGKSYALNVSKDGYLFYSENFQLKDSKSSKDPVLKDVGMKPIKVGQSVVLKNIFYDFDKYDLKDESMAELGKLISFLNKNPKIRIEVGGHTDNVGGKQYNQQLSEKRAKSVYDYLIQKGIASTRLEFKGYGDTKAVADNSTDSGRSQNRRTEFTILSVN, from the coding sequence ATGCAAGGGAAATTCAATCACTTCTTTACCGGTATTTTTATTCTCATTTTGTTTTCTTCAAGCGTACTTTTCGCTCAACAGGAATACACCACTTCTGTACCCAAAGCCGTCAGGAGTTTTGATACAGCGCTGAATTATTACGATTCCAGGAAAAATAAGGAAGCGCTTGAATCCCTCGAACAAGCCATCCAGGCTGATCCGAAATTTATTGAAGCGTTTATGTTGCGAGCGAACATATATTCAGATATGCGGAATTATGAAAAAGCCATTGAAGCATACAATGAAGCGATTCGCCTGAATCCTGATTTTTTTCCAAATAATTATTTTTCTCTTGCCAAAAGTGAATACCTCGCCGGACGCTATGGCGACGCGAAATTGCATTACCAGAAATTTATCACCTATCCGAAATTAAAAGCGAATCTGGTCACCAACGCGAAGCAAATGATAGAAAACTGTGCGTTTGCAGAACAGGCGGTAAAAAATCCGGTGCCATTTAATCCGGTAAACCTGGGTGATAGTATCAATACTGGTGAGGAGGAATATTTCCCGGCCATCACTGCGGATGCAAAAACATTTTTGTTCACCAGAAGAATCAGAATGCAATACACATCAGGCAGAAACTCTCAACAGGAAGATTTTTATCTGAGCCATTTTGAAAACGGACATTGGACAAAAGCATTGGCCGTGACGGAAATCAACACAGCTGGAAATGAAGGCGCACCTTCTCTTGCCGCGGACGGGCAATATCTCTTTTTTACTGCCTGTGAGGAAATGTTTGAAAGCTCTGATGCACGAAAAACCAATGGCAGCTGTGATATTTTTATCGCGAAAAAAGTGGGCGATAAATTTAATGCGCCGAGAAATCTGGAAGCTCCAATCAATACCGGAGCTTGGGAGAGTCAACCTTCCTTTTCTTCGGACGGACGAACACTTTATTTTGTACGTGCAATAAAGGGAAGTGATGGCCGCACCCAACGCGATATTCTTGTATCCAAAATCGGTGATAACTCCGCATGGAGCGAACCTGTTTCCGTTTCCGATAAAATTAACACCAGCGGTGATGAAATGTCGGTATTCATACATCCGGATGATCAGACATTGTATTTCTCTTCTGACGGACATCCGGGTATGGGCGGACTGGATATTTTCATGAGCAAACGAAATCCTATGGGCGTATGGGGAGAACCGGTGAATCTTGGCTATCCGATCAACACGACAGCGGATGAAAATTCTCTCCTGGTTAGTCCTTCCGGTGAACTTGCATTTTTTGCCTCTGATCGTCCGGGAGGAAAAGGTCAATTGGATTTGTATCAATTCGCGTTGCCTGAAAATATGCGACCTCAACCGGTGACTTACATGAAAGGTAAAGTGTATGATATTGAAACGAAGAAACCACTTGCCGCCAGCTTTGAATTGATTGATCTGGCTACCGGAAAGACAGTGGTCAGTTCAACATCAAATAGTGGAAATGGAGAATTTCTGGTGTGTCTGCCAACCGGTAAAAGTTACGCATTGAATGTCTCTAAAGACGGTTACCTATTTTACTCAGAAAATTTCCAGCTCAAAGATTCAAAATCATCAAAAGATCCTGTGTTGAAAGATGTTGGAATGAAACCGATTAAAGTCGGACAAAGTGTGGTACTTAAAAACATTTTTTACGATTTTGACAAATATGATTTGAAAGATGAATCCATGGCCGAATTAGGAAAACTCATTTCTTTCCTGAACAAGAATCCTAAAATTCGGATTGAAGTAGGTGGGCATACTGATAATGTCGGAGGTAAGCAATACAATCAGCAACTCTCGGAGAAAAGGGCAAAATCAGTTTATGATTATCTGATCCAAAAAGGAATTGCCTCAACCAGATTAGAGTTTAAAGGTTATGGGGATACAAAAGCCGTTGCTGATAATTCCACGGATTCGGGTCGTTCTCAAAACCGCAGAACGGAGTTTACAATTTTATCAGTCAATTAA
- a CDS encoding 7-carboxy-7-deazaguanine synthase QueE, which produces MSAENSIAYPLMEHFYTIQGEGANTGKAAYFLRLGGCDVGCVWCDVKESWEAGKHPLVTVDAMVDYVKQSGAKRVVITGGEPAMYDLSSLTDALHQLGLECYIETSGAYTLTGDWDWICVSPKKFKRPLDEVLNAAHELKVIVYNESDFSWAEQHRLKVKDTCMLFLQPEYSVFNKVSPLIVDYAMKSPDWTISLQTHKILQIP; this is translated from the coding sequence ATGTCAGCAGAGAATTCAATAGCCTATCCTTTAATGGAGCACTTTTACACCATACAGGGTGAAGGCGCGAATACCGGAAAGGCAGCTTATTTTTTACGTCTTGGTGGTTGCGATGTTGGATGTGTCTGGTGTGATGTCAAAGAATCCTGGGAAGCAGGAAAACATCCATTGGTCACTGTTGATGCGATGGTGGATTATGTAAAACAGTCAGGAGCAAAACGCGTGGTAATCACAGGAGGAGAGCCTGCTATGTACGACTTGTCCTCCTTAACCGATGCTTTGCATCAGCTGGGACTTGAATGTTATATTGAAACATCAGGTGCTTATACTCTCACGGGTGATTGGGACTGGATTTGTGTTTCTCCTAAAAAGTTTAAACGACCTCTTGACGAAGTCCTGAATGCAGCCCATGAATTGAAAGTGATTGTTTACAATGAAAGTGATTTCAGCTGGGCTGAACAACATCGTTTGAAAGTGAAAGATACCTGCATGCTTTTTTTACAACCGGAATATTCGGTATTCAATAAGGTAAGCCCTTTGATCGTTGATTATGCAATGAAATCACCCGATTGGACCATTTCGCTGCAAACGCACAAAATTTTGCAGATTCCATAG
- a CDS encoding bifunctional 5,10-methylene-tetrahydrofolate dehydrogenase/5,10-methylene-tetrahydrofolate cyclohydrolase (catalyzes the formation of 5,10-methenyltetrahydrofolate from 5,10-methylenetetrahydrofolate and subsequent formation of 10-formyltetrahydrofolate from 5,10-methenyltetrahydrofolate), with product MILLDGKLTAASAKSRIISEVKSMIAAGQRPPHLCAILVGNDGASETYVASKAKNCEDVGFRSTLLRYPEDIAEETLLEKIREINDDPEIDGLIVQLPLPKHIAVQKVTETISPRKDVDGFHPVNVGRMVQNQPCYLPATPLGILLMLEHYQIETSGKKCVVIGRSNIVGMPMSILLSRNSNPGNCTVTICHSKTKNIEEIARTADILIAAIGKPRFVKASMVKEGAVVIDVGITREQSTLTKSGYKIAGDVDFDDVSSKAAYLSPVPGGVGLMTIIGLLQNTLRAAKGEVEFWKGELIS from the coding sequence ATGATTCTTCTAGATGGTAAATTAACTGCTGCGAGTGCTAAATCCAGGATCATTTCCGAAGTGAAATCCATGATTGCAGCCGGACAAAGACCACCACATCTCTGCGCGATCCTTGTCGGAAATGACGGTGCTTCCGAAACCTATGTTGCAAGCAAAGCAAAAAACTGTGAGGATGTAGGATTCCGATCGACCTTGTTACGTTACCCTGAAGACATCGCTGAAGAAACATTGCTCGAAAAAATCAGGGAGATCAACGATGATCCGGAAATCGATGGACTGATTGTTCAGCTCCCTTTGCCTAAACATATCGCAGTACAGAAAGTGACGGAAACCATTTCCCCAAGAAAAGATGTGGATGGATTTCATCCGGTGAATGTTGGAAGAATGGTTCAAAATCAACCTTGCTATCTTCCGGCGACTCCACTCGGAATTCTCCTGATGCTGGAGCATTATCAGATAGAAACGAGCGGGAAAAAATGTGTAGTCATCGGGCGAAGTAACATCGTCGGAATGCCCATGAGTATCCTCTTGTCCAGAAACAGCAACCCCGGAAATTGCACAGTTACTATCTGTCATAGCAAAACCAAAAATATCGAAGAGATTGCCAGGACTGCGGATATCCTTATTGCTGCAATCGGTAAACCTCGATTTGTAAAAGCTTCCATGGTAAAAGAAGGTGCTGTGGTGATTGATGTTGGCATCACCCGTGAACAATCGACATTGACCAAGAGTGGTTATAAAATCGCAGGTGATGTAGATTTTGACGATGTATCTTCCAAAGCAGCATACCTGAGTCCAGTTCCCGGAGGAGTTGGTCTGATGACCATTATCGGTTTATTACAGAATACACTCCGTGCAGCAAAAGGCGAAGTGGAATTCTGGAAAGGGGAGCTGATCTCCTGA
- the ffh gene encoding signal recognition particle protein — translation MFESLSDKLERAFKVLKGEGKISEINVAETLKEVRKALLDADVNFKVAKQFTDTVKEKALGQNVLTAVSPGQLMIKIAHDELTQLMGGQKVDINLDSNPAIILMSGLQGSGKTTLSGKLANYLKSKKQKHPLLVACDVYRPAAIDQLKVLGEQLDVPVYSEEGNKNPIEIAMRGIQHAKETNRNVVIIDTAGRLAIDEQMMDEIAAIKKAINPNEILFVVDAMTGQDAVNTAKAFNDRLNFDGVVLTKLDGDTRGGAALSIKSVVNKPIKFVGTGEKLDALDVFYPERMSDRILGMGDIVSLVEKAQEQYDEVEAAKLQKKIAKNQFGFNDFLSQIQQIKKMGNMKDLLGMIPGVGKAIRDIDISNDSFKHIEAIIQSMTHQERENPSLINGSRRQRIANGSGTSVQEVNKLLKQFEEMRKMMRVFSNKDQAAKLMRNMPGMRK, via the coding sequence ATGTTCGAAAGTCTCAGCGATAAACTTGAACGGGCCTTTAAAGTCCTGAAAGGTGAAGGAAAAATCTCGGAAATCAATGTAGCCGAAACTCTGAAAGAGGTAAGGAAAGCATTGCTGGATGCTGACGTTAACTTTAAAGTTGCCAAACAGTTCACAGATACAGTAAAAGAAAAGGCACTCGGACAAAACGTACTGACAGCAGTTTCTCCCGGACAGTTAATGATCAAAATTGCCCATGATGAACTGACTCAGTTGATGGGCGGGCAAAAGGTTGACATTAATCTGGATTCAAATCCGGCGATCATTTTGATGTCGGGTCTGCAAGGTTCCGGTAAAACTACATTATCAGGTAAACTCGCGAATTATCTTAAATCCAAAAAGCAAAAGCACCCATTGCTTGTTGCTTGTGACGTATACCGTCCTGCAGCGATCGACCAGTTGAAAGTACTGGGTGAGCAATTGGATGTTCCGGTTTATAGCGAAGAAGGAAATAAAAATCCGATTGAAATCGCGATGCGTGGTATTCAACACGCGAAAGAAACAAACCGGAATGTAGTCATCATTGATACCGCCGGTCGTCTGGCAATTGATGAACAAATGATGGATGAAATCGCCGCGATTAAAAAGGCGATCAATCCGAATGAAATTTTGTTTGTCGTTGACGCGATGACTGGACAGGATGCTGTTAATACCGCGAAAGCATTTAATGATCGTTTGAATTTTGACGGTGTCGTACTCACCAAGCTTGATGGTGATACACGCGGTGGAGCAGCATTATCCATCAAATCAGTAGTTAATAAACCAATCAAATTTGTAGGAACCGGGGAAAAGCTCGACGCGCTTGACGTTTTCTATCCTGAACGGATGTCGGACCGTATCCTGGGAATGGGAGACATTGTTTCTCTCGTTGAGAAAGCCCAGGAGCAATACGATGAAGTTGAAGCGGCGAAACTGCAAAAGAAAATCGCGAAGAACCAGTTTGGCTTTAATGATTTTCTTTCTCAGATCCAGCAAATAAAAAAGATGGGAAACATGAAGGATCTGCTGGGCATGATTCCGGGTGTCGGTAAAGCGATCCGGGACATTGACATCAGCAACGATTCTTTTAAACATATCGAGGCGATTATTCAGTCGATGACACATCAGGAGCGGGAAAATCCTTCCCTGATCAACGGAAGCAGAAGACAACGTATTGCAAATGGAAGTGGAACTTCCGTGCAGGAAGTAAACAAACTGCTCAAGCAATTTGAAGAAATGCGGAAGATGATGAGGGTCTTTTCCAATAAAGATCAGGCAGCCAAACTGATGCGCAATATGCCCGGAATGAGAAAATAA
- a CDS encoding MBL fold metallo-hydrolase → MKITFLGTGTSQGVPMIGCNCEVCTSRDPKDKRLRTSILVEQDGVSVVIDAGPDFRQQMLRENVKHLNAVLFTHEHKDHIAGLDDVRAYNYLSGKAMDVYATPQVQEALKREFFYVFSGASYPGIPKLQLHTVHNLPFEIEGIRFTPIEVMHLNLPVFGFRMNDFTYITDANFISESEKEKIKGSRYLVLNALRRERHVSHFTLNEAVELIEELKPEKAWLIHLSHQMGRHEDVDKELPPYIRCAYDGLKIEV, encoded by the coding sequence ATAAAAATCACCTTTCTCGGTACCGGAACTTCTCAGGGAGTTCCAATGATCGGATGCAATTGTGAAGTTTGTACTTCCAGGGATCCCAAAGACAAACGCCTACGGACTTCTATTCTTGTCGAACAGGATGGAGTCTCTGTTGTCATTGATGCAGGACCCGATTTTCGGCAACAAATGCTGCGTGAAAATGTGAAGCATCTGAACGCGGTTCTGTTTACGCACGAACACAAAGACCATATTGCCGGTTTAGATGATGTAAGAGCCTATAATTACCTCTCCGGCAAGGCGATGGATGTCTATGCCACTCCACAAGTCCAGGAGGCTTTAAAACGAGAATTCTTTTATGTGTTTTCCGGTGCCAGTTATCCCGGTATTCCAAAATTACAATTGCATACAGTACACAACCTCCCTTTTGAAATAGAAGGTATCCGGTTTACCCCAATTGAAGTGATGCATCTCAATCTCCCTGTTTTTGGGTTTAGAATGAATGACTTCACCTATATCACAGATGCCAATTTCATTTCTGAATCGGAAAAAGAGAAAATAAAGGGTTCCAGATACTTGGTGCTTAATGCTTTACGAAGGGAAAGGCACGTTTCTCATTTTACACTTAATGAAGCAGTTGAATTGATCGAAGAACTTAAACCCGAAAAGGCATGGCTCATCCATTTAAGTCACCAAATGGGTCGCCACGAAGACGTTGACAAAGAACTTCCCCCATATATCCGTTGTGCTTACGATGGCTTAAAAATAGAAGTATAA